One window of Methanomassiliicoccales archaeon genomic DNA carries:
- a CDS encoding flavodoxin family protein — translation MRSLLVLFSYHHHNTEKVAKVFAEVLGAQIRTPEQTDPGELQQYDLIGLGSGIYGGEHHQDLLDLVDRLPQVFDKKAFLFSTSYDRRIDLVHSSLRKRLESKGYIIVDEFNCGGFNTHSFLKLFGGLNKGRPNPEDLKRAEEFAQGLKLKMQTPP, via the coding sequence ATGAGATCTCTGTTGGTCCTGTTCTCATATCATCATCACAACACCGAAAAGGTCGCCAAGGTCTTCGCCGAGGTCCTTGGCGCGCAGATAAGGACGCCGGAGCAGACCGACCCCGGGGAGCTTCAGCAGTACGACCTGATAGGCCTCGGATCGGGGATCTACGGCGGAGAGCATCACCAGGACCTGCTCGACCTGGTCGACAGGCTTCCCCAGGTCTTTGACAAAAAAGCGTTCCTTTTCTCGACCAGTTACGATAGAAGAATCGACCTGGTCCACTCGTCGCTAAGGAAAAGACTGGAATCGAAAGGCTACATCATCGTCGATGAGTTCAATTGTGGAGGTTTCAACACCCATAGCTTCCTAAAGTTGTTCGGGGGACTGAACAAGGGCCGGCCCAACCCCGAGGACCTCAAACGGGCGGAGGAGTTCGCCCAGGGCCTAAAACTAAAAATGCAGACCCCCCCATGA
- a CDS encoding DUF6159 family protein — protein MGKWSRSVALTKMSFRVIRKDKEILLFPVMSGLVSIIVMASFFGSWFFLNGFDIEGMQNNYLLYVFLFLFYLVSYFTVIFFNVALVACSMKRLEGGDPTVRYGLGFAAGRLKVILKWALVAATVGLILKSISSRSGAMGKIVIGFIGAAWSIATYFVVPVIAFEDVGPFQAIKRSLGILRGTWGEGLLSNLGLGLIFFALALLGLVPIVLVIIYGSLMMILIAIVAVVLYWVFLGVLYSTASTVLLTALFRFATTGKVSEDFPEAVVKNPWTAEQAGWK, from the coding sequence ATGGGAAAGTGGAGCAGGAGCGTCGCCTTAACAAAGATGAGCTTCCGGGTGATCCGCAAGGACAAGGAGATCCTGTTGTTCCCGGTGATGTCCGGGCTGGTATCGATCATCGTAATGGCCTCGTTCTTCGGTTCCTGGTTCTTCCTGAACGGCTTCGACATCGAAGGGATGCAGAACAATTACCTGCTCTACGTGTTCCTCTTCCTCTTCTATCTGGTCAGCTACTTCACGGTCATCTTTTTCAACGTCGCGTTGGTCGCTTGCTCGATGAAAAGATTGGAAGGCGGGGACCCCACGGTACGTTACGGCCTGGGCTTCGCCGCAGGCCGTTTAAAGGTCATCCTGAAATGGGCGCTCGTAGCGGCGACGGTCGGACTGATCCTAAAATCGATAAGCAGCCGGTCAGGCGCTATGGGGAAGATCGTCATCGGTTTCATTGGAGCCGCTTGGTCTATAGCCACCTATTTCGTCGTGCCGGTCATCGCCTTCGAGGACGTCGGGCCCTTCCAGGCCATAAAGAGAAGCCTCGGGATCCTACGGGGGACCTGGGGCGAGGGCCTGCTCTCCAATCTAGGCCTGGGCCTGATCTTCTTTGCTCTGGCGCTTCTCGGCCTTGTGCCCATCGTGCTCGTCATCATCTACGGCAGCCTGATGATGATACTGATCGCTATAGTGGCGGTCGTCCTGTACTGGGTGTTCCTGGGGGTGCTCTATTCCACCGCCTCCACGGTACTATTGACCGCCCTGTTCCGTTTCGCCACTACCGGCAAGGTGTCCGAGGACTTCCCCGAGGCGGTGGTCAAGAACCCCTGGACCGCCGAGCAAGCGGGCTGGAAGTAG